The following proteins are encoded in a genomic region of Rubrobacter xylanophilus DSM 9941:
- a CDS encoding bifunctional salicylyl-CoA 5-hydroxylase/oxidoreductase — protein MKIVCIGGGPAGLYFGISLKLRQPEHEVTVIERNPCGVTFGWGVVFSDQTLGNLHANDPKSARRIQESFAHWDDIAVHVGGKEITRSGGHGFVGIARRRLLEILTERAVELGVEVQFEREVEDLSEFADADLIVASDGANSKVRERYAEKFGPSIDVRRNKYIWLGTRKLFDAFTFAFEKTEAGWVWIHAYRFDRDTSTCIVECSPETWKGLGFDRMEPEESIALCEEIFAPYLDGHGLINNMRHLGKAPWLNFRRISNERWFYDNIVLIGDAAHTAHFSIGSGTKLALEDAIALAEKLQEHGAGRQPYGWALKDALESYEAERRLEVLKLQSAARNSTEWFENVPRYINSLEPMQFAYSLLTRSQRVSHENLRLRDRNWLEKMERWFAGRYLGKPPKDPVPPMFTPFSLRNMELMNRVVVSPMAMYSAEDGTPNDFHLVHWGTRAQGGAGLVFTEMTCVTPQGRISPGCCGMYKPEHEAAFKRIVDFVHTHTHAKFALQLGHSGIKGSTRRGWEGADQPLEEGNWEVIGPSPVPWSEDNQIPREMTYEDMEEVKEAFVRATKMGERAGFDMLELHCAHGYLLSSFITPLLNRRTDEYGGSLENRLRYPLEVFRAMREVWPEEKPMSVRISATDWVDGGITADDAVEIARAFWEAGADLIDVSAGQTSPDARPVYGRMFQTPFSDRIRNELGIATMAVGNIWEADHVNSIIAAGRADLCALARPHLYDPYWTLRRAIELGYDGVPWPDQYLSGKAQLKRNVERASQMAQVI, from the coding sequence ATGAAGATCGTTTGCATCGGGGGAGGACCGGCGGGGCTGTATTTCGGGATCTCGCTGAAGCTGCGCCAGCCGGAGCATGAGGTCACAGTCATCGAGCGCAATCCCTGCGGTGTAACCTTCGGGTGGGGGGTAGTGTTCTCGGACCAGACGCTGGGAAACCTGCACGCGAACGACCCGAAGAGCGCGCGCAGGATCCAAGAGAGCTTCGCGCACTGGGACGACATCGCGGTACATGTAGGGGGGAAGGAGATCACGCGCTCCGGCGGGCACGGCTTCGTAGGCATCGCCCGCAGGAGGCTGCTGGAGATCTTGACCGAGCGGGCGGTCGAGCTCGGCGTCGAGGTGCAGTTCGAGCGTGAGGTGGAGGACCTTTCCGAGTTCGCGGATGCGGATTTGATCGTCGCCAGCGACGGGGCCAACAGCAAGGTGCGGGAGCGTTATGCCGAGAAGTTCGGACCCAGCATAGACGTGCGCCGCAACAAGTACATCTGGCTCGGCACCCGCAAGCTCTTTGACGCCTTCACCTTCGCCTTCGAGAAGACCGAGGCCGGGTGGGTCTGGATCCATGCCTACCGCTTCGACCGGGATACCAGCACCTGCATCGTGGAGTGCTCTCCGGAGACCTGGAAGGGGTTGGGCTTCGACCGGATGGAGCCGGAGGAGAGCATAGCGCTCTGCGAGGAGATCTTCGCCCCCTACCTCGACGGGCACGGCCTGATCAACAACATGCGCCACCTGGGCAAGGCCCCCTGGCTGAACTTCCGGCGCATCAGCAACGAGCGCTGGTTCTACGACAACATCGTGCTAATAGGCGACGCGGCCCACACCGCGCACTTCTCCATCGGCTCCGGGACAAAGCTCGCCCTGGAGGACGCCATCGCGCTCGCCGAGAAGCTGCAGGAGCACGGAGCGGGCCGGCAACCATACGGGTGGGCTCTAAAGGATGCGCTCGAGAGCTACGAGGCGGAGCGCCGCCTCGAGGTCCTCAAGCTGCAGAGCGCGGCCCGCAACTCGACCGAGTGGTTCGAGAACGTCCCACGCTACATCAACAGCCTGGAACCCATGCAGTTCGCCTACTCCCTGCTCACCCGCAGCCAGCGCGTCAGCCACGAGAACCTCCGCCTGCGCGACCGGAACTGGCTCGAGAAAATGGAGAGATGGTTCGCGGGGCGCTACCTCGGCAAACCGCCCAAAGACCCCGTACCGCCCATGTTCACGCCGTTCAGCCTGCGCAACATGGAGCTCATGAACCGTGTCGTTGTCTCGCCGATGGCGATGTACAGCGCCGAAGACGGCACCCCGAACGACTTCCACCTCGTCCACTGGGGCACCCGCGCCCAGGGCGGAGCGGGACTGGTCTTCACCGAGATGACCTGCGTGACGCCCCAGGGACGCATCAGCCCCGGCTGCTGCGGGATGTACAAGCCCGAGCACGAGGCCGCGTTCAAACGCATCGTGGACTTCGTCCACACCCACACCCACGCCAAGTTCGCCCTCCAGCTCGGACACTCCGGCATCAAGGGCTCCACCCGGCGCGGGTGGGAAGGAGCGGACCAGCCGCTGGAGGAGGGCAACTGGGAGGTCATCGGGCCGTCACCGGTGCCCTGGAGCGAGGACAACCAGATCCCGCGCGAGATGACGTATGAAGACATGGAAGAGGTGAAGGAAGCCTTCGTGCGCGCCACAAAGATGGGAGAGCGAGCCGGCTTCGACATGCTGGAGCTGCACTGCGCCCACGGCTACCTGCTCTCTTCGTTCATCACGCCGCTCCTGAACAGGCGCACCGACGAGTACGGCGGCTCGCTGGAGAACCGGCTGCGCTATCCGCTGGAGGTCTTCCGGGCCATGCGCGAGGTGTGGCCGGAGGAGAAGCCCATGAGCGTTCGCATCTCCGCGACGGACTGGGTGGACGGCGGGATCACGGCCGATGACGCGGTCGAGATAGCGCGCGCCTTCTGGGAGGCGGGCGCCGACCTCATAGACGTCTCCGCCGGCCAGACCAGCCCCGACGCCAGGCCCGTCTACGGGCGCATGTTCCAGACCCCTTTCAGCGACCGCATCCGCAACGAGCTGGGCATAGCGACCATGGCCGTGGGCAACATCTGGGAGGCGGATCACGTGAACAGCATCATCGCCGCCGGGCGCGCCGACCTGTGCGCGCTGGCCCGGCCCCACCTCTACGACCCCTACTGGACCCTGCGGCGGGCCATCGAGCTGGGCTACGACGGCGTGCCGTGGCCGGATCAGTACCTCTCCGGCAAGGCACAGCTCAAGCGCAACGTAGAGCGCGCCAGCCAGATGGCGCAGGTGATCTAG
- a CDS encoding SDR family NAD(P)-dependent oxidoreductase — translation MGENFDGPHALITGGSTGIGAAIARRLSASGARLTLAGRRPEPLKKTAASLREAQAVPFDVTDEAAVEEGVSIAIERYGPVDILVNNAGAAGSAPFTKTTPDAWRATLEANLTGVFLVSRAVLPAMLERGRGRIVNIASTAGLKGYAYVAAYCAAKHGVIGLTRSLALEVAREGITVNAVCPGYTETELLKRSVANIVEKTGASEEEARGQLLRVNPQGRFVRPEEVAETVAWLVGPNSGAINGQAIAVAGGEV, via the coding sequence TTGGGTGAGAATTTCGACGGCCCGCACGCCCTGATCACCGGCGGCAGCACCGGCATCGGGGCCGCCATCGCCCGCCGCCTCTCAGCCTCCGGCGCCCGGCTGACCCTGGCCGGACGGCGCCCCGAACCCCTGAAGAAAACGGCGGCGAGCCTGAGAGAGGCCCAGGCGGTGCCGTTCGACGTAACCGATGAGGCCGCGGTGGAGGAAGGGGTCTCGATAGCCATCGAACGCTATGGCCCGGTGGACATCCTGGTCAACAACGCCGGGGCCGCCGGGTCCGCGCCGTTCACGAAGACGACCCCAGACGCCTGGCGCGCCACACTGGAGGCAAACCTGACCGGCGTGTTCCTGGTGAGCCGGGCGGTATTGCCCGCGATGCTCGAGCGCGGGAGAGGGCGCATCGTCAACATCGCCAGCACCGCCGGCCTGAAGGGCTATGCCTACGTCGCCGCCTACTGCGCCGCCAAGCACGGGGTCATCGGGCTCACCCGGTCGCTGGCGCTGGAGGTGGCGAGAGAGGGGATCACGGTGAACGCCGTCTGTCCCGGCTACACGGAGACGGAGCTCCTGAAGCGCAGCGTCGCCAACATCGTGGAGAAGACCGGCGCGAGCGAGGAGGAGGCGCGCGGGCAACTGCTTCGCGTCAACCCGCAGGGGCGCTTCGTACGGCCGGAGGAGGTGGCGGAGACGGTCGCCTGGCTCGTCGGTCCGAACTCCGGGGCCATAAACGGACAGGCCATAGCCGTAGCAGGAGGGGAGGTTTAG
- a CDS encoding MarR family winged helix-turn-helix transcriptional regulator, producing MQREITGVSTKDALRLWLRLLSLTNMVEGRLRRNLRAHYGVTLPRFDVMAALYDKEPAGASMGDIAQRLLVTNGNVTGIVERLEREGLVRRRQRPEDRRSYIVRLTEEGRRSFEAMAKDLEGWVATMFAGLDEEEIGHLAELLGKAKRSVRSTAGEEG from the coding sequence GTGCAGAGAGAGATCACCGGCGTTTCGACCAAGGACGCCCTGCGGCTCTGGCTGCGGCTGCTCTCGCTCACCAACATGGTCGAAGGGCGTCTGCGCCGGAACCTGAGAGCACATTACGGCGTCACCCTGCCCCGCTTCGACGTGATGGCCGCCCTGTACGACAAAGAGCCCGCAGGGGCGAGCATGGGGGATATCGCACAGCGCCTGCTGGTGACCAACGGCAACGTTACGGGCATCGTGGAGCGTCTGGAGAGGGAAGGGCTGGTTCGCCGCCGACAGAGGCCCGAGGACCGCCGCAGTTACATCGTGCGCCTGACGGAGGAGGGCCGGAGATCGTTCGAGGCGATGGCGAAAGACCTCGAAGGGTGGGTCGCCACCATGTTTGCGGGACTGGATGAGGAGGAGATCGGGCACCTCGCAGAGCTGCTGGGGAAAGCCAAGCGCTCGGTCCGGAGCACCGCCGGGGAGGAGGGATAG
- a CDS encoding enoyl-CoA hydratase family protein, producing the protein MTGHAPKHFEWEAEGGVATITLTGAERKNPLTFDSYAELRDTFRELAHAGDIKAVVLTGAEENFCSGGDVRDIIGPLTEMDMGGLLRFTRMTGELVKAMRGCPQPVISAIDGVCVGAGAAIATASDIRLGTPRAKVAFLFTRVGLAGCDMGCCAMLPRIVGQGRASELLFTGRTMEAEEAERWGFFNRLVEPEELLGEARELARNLASGPNFAHGMTKTMLNQEWNMSLETAIEAEAQAQAICMQTKDFERAYRAFIEKRRPEFEGD; encoded by the coding sequence ATGACGGGCCACGCGCCGAAACACTTCGAGTGGGAGGCCGAAGGCGGCGTCGCCACCATAACCCTGACCGGAGCGGAGCGGAAGAACCCGCTCACCTTCGACTCCTACGCCGAGCTGCGCGACACGTTCCGGGAACTGGCGCACGCCGGGGACATCAAGGCGGTTGTCCTCACCGGCGCCGAGGAGAACTTCTGCTCCGGCGGGGATGTGCGCGACATCATCGGCCCGCTCACGGAGATGGACATGGGCGGGCTCTTGCGCTTCACCCGGATGACCGGGGAGCTGGTAAAGGCCATGCGGGGCTGCCCGCAGCCCGTGATCTCGGCTATAGACGGCGTGTGCGTCGGGGCGGGCGCGGCCATCGCCACGGCCTCCGACATCCGGCTCGGCACGCCCCGCGCGAAGGTCGCCTTCCTGTTCACCCGCGTCGGGCTCGCGGGCTGCGACATGGGCTGCTGCGCCATGCTCCCCCGCATAGTGGGGCAGGGCCGCGCCTCGGAGCTGCTGTTCACCGGGCGCACCATGGAGGCGGAGGAGGCAGAGCGCTGGGGCTTCTTCAACCGCCTCGTCGAGCCGGAGGAGTTGTTGGGGGAGGCCAGAGAGCTGGCCCGGAACCTCGCCTCCGGCCCCAACTTCGCCCACGGCATGACCAAGACCATGCTGAACCAGGAGTGGAACATGAGCCTGGAGACCGCCATCGAAGCGGAAGCGCAGGCGCAGGCTATCTGCATGCAGACAAAAGACTTCGAGCGCGCCTACCGCGCCTTCATCGAGAAGCGCCGGCCGGAGTTCGAGGGGGATTGA
- a CDS encoding acyl-CoA dehydrogenase family protein, which translates to MPDRSYLGWPFFEDGHRELARKLDAWARENIRPLPEAHEDTVDDLCRKLVALLGEAGWLEYAASEKLDVRSLCLLRETLGYHHALADFAFAMQGLGSGAISLFGSKELKERYLPGVREGKKIAAFALSEPEAGSDVAAVSTTATEDEDHYVIDGTKTWISNGGLADFYTVFARTGEAPGAKGLSAFVVDAGTPGFEVAERIPVMAPHPLAKLKFENVRVPKDRMIGEPGQGFRIAMATLDVFRSTVGAAALGFARRALDEALKRATNRELFGAPMSELQLVQGKLADMALGVDASALLVYRAAWTKDRIADRVTREAAMAKLHATETAQRVIDEAVQIFGGLGVTSGHPVERLYREIRALRIYEGASEVQKVIIARQVIKQSGESAEPTV; encoded by the coding sequence ATGCCCGACCGCAGCTACCTCGGCTGGCCGTTCTTCGAGGACGGACACCGCGAGCTCGCCCGCAAGCTGGATGCCTGGGCCCGGGAGAACATCCGCCCGCTCCCCGAAGCGCACGAGGACACCGTGGACGACCTCTGCCGGAAGCTGGTGGCCCTGCTAGGAGAGGCCGGCTGGCTGGAATACGCCGCCTCCGAAAAGCTCGACGTGCGCTCGCTGTGCCTGCTGCGGGAGACCCTCGGCTACCACCACGCACTCGCCGACTTCGCCTTCGCCATGCAGGGGCTCGGAAGCGGAGCCATCTCCCTCTTCGGCTCGAAGGAGCTGAAAGAGCGATATCTGCCCGGCGTCCGGGAAGGGAAGAAGATAGCCGCCTTCGCCCTCTCCGAGCCGGAGGCGGGCTCCGACGTCGCCGCCGTCTCCACCACCGCAACCGAAGACGAAGACCACTACGTCATAGACGGCACGAAGACCTGGATCTCCAACGGCGGTCTGGCCGACTTCTACACCGTGTTCGCCCGCACCGGCGAAGCGCCGGGAGCGAAGGGCCTGAGCGCCTTCGTGGTGGACGCCGGCACCCCGGGCTTCGAGGTCGCCGAGCGCATCCCCGTCATGGCCCCGCACCCGCTGGCGAAGCTGAAGTTCGAGAACGTTCGGGTCCCGAAGGACCGGATGATCGGTGAGCCCGGTCAGGGGTTCCGGATCGCGATGGCGACGCTGGACGTGTTCCGCTCCACGGTGGGAGCCGCCGCCCTCGGCTTCGCCCGCCGCGCCCTGGACGAGGCGCTGAAGCGCGCCACGAACCGGGAGCTCTTCGGCGCGCCCATGAGCGAGCTGCAGCTCGTCCAGGGCAAGCTCGCGGACATGGCTCTGGGCGTGGACGCCAGCGCGCTGCTCGTCTACCGCGCCGCCTGGACGAAAGACCGCATCGCCGACCGCGTAACCCGCGAGGCGGCGATGGCGAAGCTGCACGCCACCGAGACCGCGCAGAGAGTAATAGACGAGGCGGTCCAGATCTTCGGGGGTCTCGGGGTGACCTCCGGCCATCCGGTGGAGCGCCTCTACCGGGAGATCCGGGCCCTGAGGATCTACGAGGGAGCCTCCGAAGTGCAGAAGGTCATCATCGCGCGCCAGGTGATAAAGCAATCCGGCGAGTCAGCAGAGCCGACTGTCTGA
- a CDS encoding AMP-binding protein produces METYTAHLDTFARDNLPPREAWPEFVFDLPELSYPERLNAAAELLDKMVSGRPAVHTDEGAWSYRDLLEKANRISRVLTEDMHLVPGNRVLLRAPNTPMLIAAWFAVLKAGGIVVATMPLLRKPELLKIIGKAQVTHALTDTRLTEDLEAARAGQPVLENVMTFGPGGELEERMASKPADFETVETAAEDVAIIAFTSGTTGEPKGCMHSHRDLLAVCDTFGKRVLKAQPDEVFTGTPPLAFTYGLGGYTLFPMRAGASVLPIEKPGPDALLEAIERRGATTIFTAPTGYRALLDSIGEIDASSLRKCVSAGEPLPAATSDAWFEKTGVRIIDGIGSTEMLHIFISASGEDIRPGSTGKPVPGYRARVVADDMSPLPPGEVGKLAVKGPTGCRYLADPRQADYVVDGWNITGDSYRMDEDGYFWFQARTDDMIISAGYNISGPEVEAALLGHRAVSECAVVASPDEERGNIVKAFVVLREGASGGPELVKELQDFVKGRIAPYKYPRAVEFVDELPKTQTGKIQRFKLRELEKERAAPRGSVS; encoded by the coding sequence ATGGAGACCTATACCGCACACCTCGACACGTTCGCCCGTGACAACCTGCCGCCGCGGGAGGCGTGGCCGGAGTTCGTCTTCGACCTGCCGGAGCTAAGCTACCCGGAGCGGCTGAATGCCGCCGCAGAGCTGCTGGACAAAATGGTCTCCGGGCGGCCCGCCGTACACACGGACGAGGGAGCGTGGAGCTACCGGGATCTGCTGGAGAAGGCGAACAGGATCTCGCGCGTCCTGACTGAAGACATGCACCTCGTGCCGGGCAACCGGGTGCTGTTGCGCGCGCCCAACACGCCCATGCTGATAGCGGCCTGGTTCGCCGTGCTCAAAGCGGGCGGTATCGTGGTGGCGACCATGCCGCTGCTCCGCAAGCCGGAGCTTCTCAAGATCATCGGCAAGGCGCAGGTGACCCACGCCCTCACCGACACCCGCCTCACGGAAGACCTGGAGGCCGCCCGCGCCGGGCAGCCGGTCCTGGAGAACGTCATGACCTTCGGGCCGGGCGGGGAGCTGGAGGAGCGCATGGCCTCAAAGCCCGCGGACTTCGAGACAGTGGAGACCGCCGCCGAGGACGTCGCGATCATCGCCTTCACCTCGGGGACGACCGGGGAACCAAAGGGCTGCATGCACTCCCACCGCGACCTCCTCGCGGTGTGCGACACCTTCGGCAAGCGCGTCCTGAAAGCGCAGCCGGACGAGGTCTTCACCGGCACGCCGCCGCTCGCCTTCACCTACGGGCTCGGCGGGTACACGCTGTTCCCGATGCGGGCCGGAGCCTCGGTGCTGCCCATCGAGAAGCCGGGGCCCGACGCGCTACTGGAGGCCATCGAGAGGCGCGGGGCGACCACCATCTTCACCGCGCCGACCGGCTACCGCGCTCTGCTGGACAGCATCGGGGAGATAGACGCCTCCTCCCTCAGAAAGTGCGTCTCGGCGGGAGAGCCCCTGCCCGCCGCTACCTCGGACGCCTGGTTCGAGAAGACGGGCGTGAGGATCATAGACGGCATCGGCTCCACGGAGATGCTGCACATCTTCATCTCCGCCTCCGGCGAGGACATCCGCCCCGGCTCCACCGGCAAACCGGTCCCGGGGTATCGGGCGAGGGTCGTCGCTGATGACATGAGCCCCCTGCCTCCCGGCGAGGTCGGCAAGCTCGCGGTGAAGGGACCGACCGGCTGCCGCTACCTCGCGGATCCTCGTCAGGCCGACTACGTCGTGGACGGGTGGAACATAACCGGCGACTCCTACAGGATGGACGAAGACGGCTACTTCTGGTTCCAGGCGCGCACGGACGACATGATCATCTCCGCCGGCTACAACATCTCCGGCCCCGAGGTCGAGGCGGCTCTCCTGGGCCACCGGGCCGTAAGCGAGTGCGCCGTCGTCGCTTCCCCCGACGAGGAACGCGGGAACATCGTCAAAGCATTCGTCGTGTTGCGCGAAGGGGCGAGCGGCGGCCCCGAGCTGGTCAAGGAGCTGCAGGACTTCGTGAAGGGGCGCATCGCGCCGTACAAGTACCCGCGGGCCGTGGAGTTCGTGGACGAGCTGCCCAAGACGCAGACCGGCAAGATCCAACGCTTCAAGCTGCGCGAACTGGAGAAGGAGCGGGCCGCTCCCCGGGGAAGCGTCTCCTGA
- a CDS encoding RidA family protein, whose translation MERLQPPGWARPRGYANGIAASGRLVFVAGQVGWDETETFRTRDFVGQVRQALLNTLAVLAEAGAGPEHIVRMTWYITDREEYLSNLEGMGRVYREVMGKHFPAMSMVQVAALIEEEAKVEVETTAVIPEED comes from the coding sequence ATGGAGAGGCTGCAACCGCCGGGTTGGGCGCGACCGAGAGGCTACGCCAACGGCATCGCAGCCTCCGGAAGGCTGGTGTTCGTGGCCGGTCAGGTGGGCTGGGACGAGACGGAGACTTTCCGCACCCGAGACTTCGTCGGCCAGGTGCGCCAGGCGCTGCTAAACACGCTGGCGGTGCTGGCCGAGGCCGGAGCGGGCCCCGAGCACATCGTACGCATGACCTGGTACATCACCGACCGCGAGGAGTACCTCTCCAACCTGGAAGGCATGGGGAGGGTCTACCGGGAGGTGATGGGCAAGCACTTCCCGGCGATGTCCATGGTGCAGGTGGCGGCGCTCATCGAGGAGGAGGCGAAGGTCGAGGTGGAGACCACCGCCGTGATCCCGGAAGAAGACTGA
- a CDS encoding transposase has translation MLQLPWLSRRLTGGASAPPAVPERLNQEIRSAENEVVRIFPNREACLRLVTAIAVEQSEEWVTGRRHLRLVPPAGAQNAPFPSYPEQRAPGPRRNISRPF, from the coding sequence GTGCTTCAGCTGCCCTGGCTCTCCCGGAGGCTCACCGGCGGCGCCTCCGCACCACCAGCGGTCCCGGAGAGGCTCAACCAGGAGATAAGAAGCGCAGAGAACGAGGTGGTGAGAATCTTCCCCAACAGAGAGGCGTGCCTGAGGCTGGTTACGGCCATAGCCGTCGAGCAATCGGAGGAGTGGGTTACGGGGAGGCGCCATCTCCGGTTGGTCCCGCCTGCCGGAGCGCAGAACGCACCCTTCCCGTCCTACCCGGAGCAGAGAGCCCCCGGCCCACGCCGCAACATCTCGAGGCCTTTTTAG
- a CDS encoding Rv0361 family membrane protein, with product MQNVLGNRYRILRTLGKGGMGRVYLAHDEVLDREVALKVLYRDLAEHEDFVERFKREARSAASLSHPNIVSVHDLGVTGDGSHFIAMEYVSGGTLEYLLKREGFLPPERARRIAAQIASALGAAHERGVIHRDVKPQNVLLTGSGDAKVADFGIARAAALTTLTGTGFVLGTARYISPEQARGEPVGPPSDLYSLGIVLYEMLTGEVPFDAETPIGLAMKHMSDVPRPPKEANPAVPDDLNDLVMRLLSKAPEERPKDASALIDELEGTSSGEAATVPGPSRDATAPMNRRAAGRTGATRAHVPPPVVSPSGTAASGVEAPHPFRRVWAALVVGILAVLLAGGIWTMAPSGLGLGGGLLGEADAPPSPGASEPPQEKRDPGSTPPAPDDAGSELSPAGKDPPASDEPEDPTPAETSAEQEFVSDYYEAVAREDWQATYSMLDRTSRAKFSEQEWVAAQEARVAATAPPPVQYAVIKNLRGDAAGATITVVLGYADGTEEILDIQVSVENGEIKRHLTEEEISYLRSFMGERSPGLGEEAAVENAIRAHYRAIGAGDFDEAYSYFGPTFRATISREDWIADEESFDIRSSRVNSVAVEEVSGDTATATVDVAFADNTGTPRFVITWSLVKEDGRWKLDEIIHGQRVG from the coding sequence TTGCAGAACGTATTAGGCAACCGCTACCGGATCCTGCGCACCCTCGGAAAGGGCGGTATGGGGAGGGTCTACCTCGCACACGATGAGGTCTTGGACCGTGAAGTGGCGCTCAAGGTCCTTTACAGGGACCTTGCGGAGCACGAGGACTTCGTCGAGAGGTTCAAGCGTGAGGCCAGGAGCGCCGCCTCTCTCTCGCACCCCAACATCGTCTCGGTGCACGACCTCGGGGTGACTGGCGATGGATCCCACTTCATCGCCATGGAGTACGTCTCGGGCGGCACCCTGGAGTATCTCCTCAAAAGAGAAGGTTTCCTGCCCCCGGAGAGGGCCCGCCGCATCGCCGCTCAGATCGCCTCCGCGCTCGGCGCGGCCCACGAGCGGGGCGTGATACATCGTGACGTGAAGCCCCAGAACGTGCTCCTCACCGGTAGTGGCGACGCGAAGGTGGCGGACTTCGGGATCGCCCGGGCCGCGGCCCTGACCACACTCACCGGCACCGGTTTCGTGCTGGGAACCGCCCGCTACATCTCTCCGGAGCAGGCCAGGGGCGAGCCGGTGGGCCCGCCGAGCGACCTCTACTCTTTAGGCATCGTCCTCTACGAGATGCTCACCGGAGAGGTTCCCTTCGACGCCGAGACGCCCATAGGGCTCGCCATGAAGCACATGAGCGACGTGCCGCGTCCGCCGAAGGAGGCGAACCCCGCCGTTCCGGACGACCTGAACGACCTGGTCATGCGCCTCCTCTCCAAGGCCCCCGAAGAGAGGCCCAAAGACGCCTCGGCGCTGATCGACGAGCTGGAAGGCACATCCTCGGGCGAGGCTGCGACCGTGCCGGGTCCCTCGAGAGATGCCACGGCGCCCATGAACCGGCGCGCGGCCGGAAGGACGGGAGCGACGAGAGCCCACGTGCCTCCGCCCGTCGTCTCGCCCTCCGGGACCGCCGCTTCCGGAGTAGAAGCCCCCCACCCTTTCCGGCGCGTGTGGGCGGCGCTCGTAGTCGGGATACTCGCGGTGCTGCTGGCAGGCGGCATCTGGACGATGGCTCCCTCCGGGCTGGGGCTTGGCGGCGGACTCCTCGGAGAGGCGGATGCACCGCCCTCCCCCGGCGCTTCGGAGCCCCCGCAAGAGAAACGAGATCCCGGCTCCACCCCGCCTGCACCCGATGACGCCGGGTCCGAACTGTCACCCGCAGGCAAAGATCCCCCTGCCTCCGACGAGCCCGAGGATCCGACGCCGGCCGAGACATCCGCCGAGCAGGAGTTCGTCTCCGACTACTACGAGGCCGTGGCCCGCGAGGACTGGCAGGCCACCTACTCGATGCTCGACCGAACCTCACGAGCAAAGTTCTCCGAACAGGAGTGGGTCGCGGCGCAGGAGGCCAGGGTTGCGGCCACCGCCCCTCCCCCCGTGCAATACGCGGTCATAAAGAACCTCCGCGGTGACGCGGCGGGAGCCACGATCACGGTGGTGCTCGGATATGCAGATGGCACGGAGGAAATCCTGGACATCCAGGTCTCCGTCGAGAACGGCGAGATAAAACGCCACCTGACCGAGGAGGAGATATCCTACCTCAGAAGCTTCATGGGAGAGAGATCACCGGGCCTCGGAGAAGAAGCGGCCGTCGAGAACGCGATCCGGGCCCACTACAGGGCCATAGGGGCCGGCGACTTCGACGAGGCCTACTCCTACTTCGGCCCGACCTTCCGCGCCACCATCAGCCGGGAGGACTGGATCGCCGACGAGGAGTCCTTCGACATCCGGTCCTCGAGGGTCAACTCGGTGGCGGTGGAGGAGGTCTCGGGCGATACCGCTACCGCCACGGTGGACGTGGCCTTCGCGGACAATACCGGCACGCCCCGCTTCGTCATCACCTGGAGCCTGGTGAAGGAAGACGGGCGGTGGAAGCTCGATGAGATCATCCACGGGCAGAGAGTCGGTTGA